A section of the Gloeobacter violaceus PCC 7421 genome encodes:
- a CDS encoding DUF6760 family protein has protein sequence MQQSLRGGARPIGGIIGYPSDRLYEEVAYIAFHFHWPPDAIVDLEHKDRQRWVEEIGKIHKQSQVQAPPKAAPRPKADPGEGQWTTFAPGPPRSQDLRNPRGG, from the coding sequence GTGCAACAGTCGCTTCGCGGTGGAGCTCGCCCTATCGGGGGAATAATCGGCTACCCCTCCGACCGGCTCTACGAGGAGGTAGCCTACATCGCCTTTCACTTTCACTGGCCGCCGGACGCGATTGTGGACCTCGAACACAAAGATCGCCAGCGTTGGGTCGAAGAAATCGGCAAGATCCACAAGCAGAGCCAGGTGCAAGCCCCGCCAAAGGCCGCACCCAGACCCAAAGCCGACCCCGGTGAGGGGCAGTGGACCACCTTTGCGCCCGGGCCGCCGCGCTCGCAAGATCTGCGCAACCCTCGGGGGGGATAG
- a CDS encoding serine/threonine protein kinase yields the protein MARSKVPSECCERHGGLTRFCPVCGRLLAGGEVLENPESGHRYERVATLAQGGMSTTYLVFNHQNDRLAVLKEIDADLSRKAKARELFLREAQVLAELDHGGIPRFYDYFSSDERHYLVMEMIHGLTLEQVQPRSAAQAAGWMIEACNVLVYLHGLQPPVIHRDIKPANLILRYNPREVVLIDYGAVKLAGGRQGTRIATPGYSPPEQGRGRPCLQSDIYGVGMTLVFLLTRQFPGRFYHPRERRLVGLEEAGIEAPLAAVIAKATAYLPQERHRDSQELAHALAPFALG from the coding sequence GTGGCCAGGAGCAAGGTGCCCTCAGAGTGCTGCGAACGGCATGGCGGCCTGACGCGCTTTTGCCCGGTCTGCGGCCGCTTGCTCGCAGGCGGCGAAGTGCTCGAAAATCCGGAGAGCGGCCACCGCTACGAGCGGGTCGCCACCCTCGCCCAGGGGGGCATGAGCACGACTTATCTGGTCTTCAACCATCAGAACGACCGGCTTGCGGTGCTCAAGGAAATCGACGCGGATCTCTCGCGCAAGGCCAAAGCGCGCGAACTATTTTTGCGCGAGGCGCAGGTGCTCGCAGAACTCGACCACGGCGGCATCCCCCGCTTTTACGACTATTTTTCCAGCGACGAACGCCATTATTTGGTCATGGAGATGATCCACGGCCTCACCCTTGAGCAGGTGCAGCCCCGTTCCGCCGCCCAGGCGGCAGGCTGGATGATCGAAGCGTGCAACGTGCTGGTCTACCTGCACGGCTTGCAACCGCCGGTCATCCACCGCGACATCAAGCCCGCCAATTTGATCTTGCGCTACAACCCCCGCGAGGTGGTGCTCATCGACTACGGCGCGGTCAAGTTGGCCGGCGGCAGGCAGGGCACGCGCATCGCCACCCCCGGCTACAGCCCGCCGGAGCAGGGGCGGGGACGGCCCTGCCTGCAGTCGGATATCTACGGTGTCGGGATGACGCTGGTATTTTTGCTCACCCGCCAGTTTCCGGGCCGCTTCTACCACCCGCGCGAGCGGCGGCTGGTGGGTCTGGAGGAAGCCGGAATCGAAGCGCCGCTCGCGGCGGTGATCGCCAAGGCCACCGCCTACCTCCCCCAGGAGCGCCACCGCGACAGCCAGGAGTTGGCCCATGCCCTGGCGCCCTTTGCCCTGGGTTGA
- the dapL gene encoding LL-diaminopimelate aminotransferase: MKTAARLDRIPPYLFAEIDRRRDEAVARGVDIINMGIGDPDKPTPPVVLEAMHAAIDDPSTHNYPPYKGTKAYREAAAAWFERRFGVGGFHPDTEVISSIGSKEAIHNTFLAFVDPGDYTLIPDPAYPVYRTSTIFAGGEFFAMPLLPENQLLPDLEAVPETVARKAKLLWLNYPNNPTGAVASLEFFEKVVHFAKKHDILVCHDNAYSEMAYDGYKPPSILQVPGARDVAIEFLSCSKAYNMTGWRVGFVIGNRTGIAGLGQVKTNIDSGVFKAIQQAAIAAFGLDDERLHALMAVYQNRRNIIVEGLRSLGWPLEAPKATLYVWAPIPKSFGSSVEFVGALLDKCGIIVPPGNGYGEHGEGFFRIALTVPDERMREAIGRMEAAGIRFEG; encoded by the coding sequence ATGAAGACTGCCGCCCGCCTCGATCGCATCCCGCCTTATCTGTTTGCCGAAATCGACCGCCGCCGCGACGAGGCCGTCGCCCGCGGCGTGGACATCATCAACATGGGCATCGGCGACCCGGACAAACCCACCCCCCCGGTGGTACTGGAGGCGATGCACGCGGCCATCGACGACCCCTCCACCCACAACTACCCGCCCTACAAGGGCACCAAAGCTTATCGGGAAGCGGCGGCGGCCTGGTTCGAGCGGCGCTTCGGCGTGGGCGGCTTCCACCCGGATACGGAGGTGATTTCTTCGATCGGCTCCAAAGAAGCGATCCACAACACGTTCTTGGCCTTCGTCGATCCGGGCGATTACACCCTCATCCCCGATCCGGCCTACCCGGTCTACCGCACCTCGACGATTTTTGCCGGGGGCGAATTTTTTGCGATGCCGCTATTGCCCGAAAACCAGCTTCTGCCGGATCTGGAGGCGGTGCCCGAGACAGTGGCCCGCAAGGCGAAACTGCTGTGGCTCAACTACCCCAACAACCCCACCGGAGCGGTCGCCTCGCTCGAATTTTTTGAAAAAGTCGTCCACTTTGCCAAAAAGCACGACATTCTCGTGTGCCACGACAACGCCTACAGCGAGATGGCCTACGACGGCTACAAACCGCCCAGCATTCTGCAGGTGCCTGGCGCCCGCGATGTCGCCATCGAATTTTTGTCGTGCTCGAAGGCCTACAACATGACCGGCTGGCGCGTCGGCTTCGTGATCGGCAACCGGACGGGCATCGCCGGGCTCGGCCAGGTGAAGACCAACATCGACTCAGGCGTGTTCAAGGCTATCCAGCAGGCGGCGATTGCCGCCTTCGGCCTCGACGACGAGCGGCTGCACGCACTGATGGCCGTCTACCAGAACCGCCGCAACATCATCGTCGAGGGCCTGCGCTCGCTCGGCTGGCCCCTCGAAGCCCCCAAAGCCACCCTTTATGTCTGGGCGCCCATCCCAAAATCCTTCGGCTCGTCGGTCGAATTTGTAGGGGCATTGCTCGATAAGTGCGGGATCATCGTCCCGCCGGGCAACGGCTACGGCGAGCACGGAGAGGGCTTCTTCCGGATCGCCCTCACGGTTCCCGACGAGCGCATGCGCGAGGCGATCGGCCGCATGGAGGCCGCCGGGATCCGCTTCGAGGGCTAG
- a CDS encoding type I restriction endonuclease translates to MVQTIQAQNLRLVDLQQRFGLHWIESDAASVQWQEELPALSDGQVHKLDLLKQRHRYLAQYGVAEETVKLTMLAPLLELAGLCDAPFRLETEASIEIAAEDEGVIIRGRIDVLVVSGRLWILVIESKKMGFNVTEGLPQALFYMLVNPSLKEPTFGMITNGESYLFVRLTQDGTPEYNLSRPYSLLNPGNDLYEVLSILMRLSSLFLPQ, encoded by the coding sequence ATGGTACAGACGATTCAGGCCCAGAATCTGCGACTTGTGGACCTCCAGCAGCGCTTCGGTCTGCACTGGATTGAAAGCGATGCCGCTTCTGTGCAGTGGCAAGAGGAATTGCCCGCTCTGAGCGATGGGCAAGTTCACAAATTGGATCTGCTCAAGCAGCGCCACCGCTACCTGGCCCAGTACGGGGTAGCCGAAGAGACGGTCAAACTCACCATGCTCGCACCGCTACTCGAACTGGCGGGGCTGTGCGACGCACCCTTTCGGCTCGAAACCGAAGCTTCTATCGAGATTGCTGCCGAAGATGAGGGAGTAATCATCCGTGGGCGCATCGATGTTCTGGTGGTTAGTGGGCGACTGTGGATCCTGGTCATCGAATCCAAAAAAATGGGCTTTAACGTCACTGAAGGACTGCCCCAAGCGCTTTTTTATATGCTTGTCAATCCCAGTCTCAAAGAGCCGACGTTTGGGATGATTACCAACGGCGAATCTTACCTCTTCGTGAGACTCACCCAAGACGGCACACCCGAGTACAACCTTTCCAGGCCCTACTCTCTGTTGAACCCAGGCAACGATCTGTACGAGGTTTTAAGCATTCTGATGCGATTAAGCAGCCTTTTTCTTCCCCAATAG
- a CDS encoding S-layer homology domain-containing protein has protein sequence MKNGWQGTVGLVVCATLATGAQAAEFKDIAGYWGSSYVETLADRRFVAGFPDDTFRPDAPVTRAQLAAMAARAFDLPESQVSSLTFKDVSPNYWAAKAIATVADRGLASGFPDGNFHPEDLLTRAQAIVIFSQVLGRFSRNNTEGALAGYTDAEAVPDWAKPGIEKAAAASIIVSYPDPNVIKPNTVATRGEVAAMMYQTLIRLGISLPPLDIGVVGSDDRPTVPREERAAAERVAIERLVLQPELNVFRSGDELSVRAFATPGGQANFTLPGIAAAVPMEEKQPGIYEGSYVIKRGDQGGDLRLAVTLRGSNGSATTQVWTQGININR, from the coding sequence ATGAAAAATGGATGGCAAGGGACAGTAGGGCTGGTTGTCTGCGCGACTTTGGCAACTGGAGCCCAGGCGGCGGAATTCAAGGACATCGCCGGGTACTGGGGGTCTTCCTACGTCGAAACCCTGGCCGACCGCCGGTTTGTTGCCGGCTTCCCGGACGATACCTTTCGTCCCGATGCGCCGGTCACCCGCGCCCAGCTCGCGGCGATGGCCGCCCGGGCCTTCGACCTGCCTGAAAGCCAGGTGAGCAGCCTGACCTTCAAAGACGTCTCCCCCAACTACTGGGCGGCCAAAGCGATTGCAACTGTGGCTGACCGGGGTCTGGCAAGCGGGTTTCCCGACGGTAACTTTCACCCCGAGGATCTGCTCACCCGCGCCCAGGCGATCGTGATCTTCTCGCAGGTGCTTGGACGCTTCTCCCGGAACAACACCGAAGGCGCCCTCGCCGGCTACACCGATGCCGAGGCGGTGCCGGACTGGGCAAAGCCGGGCATCGAAAAAGCCGCCGCCGCCTCGATCATCGTGAGCTACCCCGACCCGAACGTCATCAAGCCCAACACGGTCGCCACCCGCGGCGAGGTGGCCGCCATGATGTACCAGACGCTGATTCGCCTGGGGATCAGCCTGCCGCCCCTCGATATCGGGGTAGTGGGCAGCGACGACCGGCCGACGGTGCCGCGCGAGGAGCGGGCGGCCGCCGAACGGGTCGCGATCGAGCGCTTGGTGCTGCAGCCCGAATTGAATGTGTTCCGTTCAGGCGACGAGCTGTCGGTGCGCGCCTTTGCAACACCGGGGGGGCAGGCGAATTTTACCCTGCCGGGAATCGCTGCGGCGGTGCCGATGGAAGAAAAACAGCCCGGCATCTATGAGGGCTCCTACGTGATCAAACGCGGCGACCAGGGCGGCGATCTGCGCCTGGCAGTCACCTTGCGCGGCTCCAATGGCAGCGCCACCACCCAGGTGTGGACCCAGGGAATCAATATCAATCGCTAG